Proteins encoded within one genomic window of Acinetobacter sp. YWS30-1:
- a CDS encoding methylenetetrahydrofolate reductase C-terminal domain-containing protein — MLNFSQYLSKNQFCILLEYLTTSQDTAVPQSLAGYPVVTTLADRVHADDDLAPLEVAKSFPSHIEKLLHYSGKGRDIQDFEMFLQRAQKANIQNLLLLTGDKLKNHSDGCDGSSRTRYLESVNAVMVANKHGGFHIGVAFNPFKYAEAERDAQYLKLHKKLKAGAGFIITQLGYDIDALKQAKAFLKHHHYPQKMLVCVMPLSFARANFMLKNKVAGIVITPHMLQVLSEEKQAGLQENAYKRCALQILICKQLGFAGVHLSACHKPEEQILLESYIEQYQHLDLEALEDIWNSLWQVKTGKEFVPELPYYSRQPTSTQLIKYQHLHFMHETLFESKIAKGIGGFIFKASFWENKSVAKALLQTEFISKHGVVGCESCGQCRLADTLYICPETCPKGLANGPCGGTCLDRCEFGDRECIHSVKARLAKAIGQTELLKQQLIPTVPIEVRGTSSWKNWYLATEA; from the coding sequence ATGCTTAATTTTTCACAATACCTATCTAAAAATCAATTCTGTATTTTGTTGGAATATTTAACGACATCTCAAGATACTGCTGTGCCACAGTCTTTGGCAGGATATCCTGTAGTGACGACATTGGCAGATCGCGTGCATGCAGATGATGACCTTGCACCACTTGAAGTAGCCAAGTCATTCCCATCACACATTGAAAAGCTGCTGCATTATTCAGGAAAAGGGCGAGATATCCAAGATTTTGAGATGTTTCTTCAACGAGCCCAGAAAGCGAATATTCAAAATTTGTTATTACTCACTGGAGATAAACTGAAAAACCATAGTGATGGGTGTGATGGTAGTTCTCGTACACGCTATTTAGAGTCAGTTAATGCTGTTATGGTTGCTAATAAGCATGGAGGTTTTCATATTGGTGTCGCCTTTAACCCGTTTAAATATGCAGAAGCTGAACGTGACGCACAGTATCTAAAACTGCATAAAAAACTCAAAGCCGGTGCAGGCTTTATCATTACTCAATTAGGTTATGACATAGATGCTTTAAAACAGGCAAAGGCATTTTTAAAGCATCACCATTATCCTCAAAAAATGCTGGTTTGTGTCATGCCACTCAGTTTTGCACGTGCCAATTTTATGCTGAAAAATAAAGTGGCTGGAATTGTGATTACACCACATATGTTGCAAGTCTTATCTGAAGAAAAACAAGCAGGATTACAAGAAAATGCCTATAAACGCTGTGCTTTACAAATTTTAATCTGTAAACAGCTTGGATTTGCAGGAGTACATTTATCAGCCTGTCATAAGCCTGAAGAGCAGATACTTTTGGAAAGCTATATAGAACAATATCAGCATCTGGATTTGGAGGCACTTGAAGATATCTGGAATTCACTATGGCAAGTGAAGACTGGAAAAGAATTTGTACCGGAATTACCGTATTATTCACGTCAACCGACATCCACTCAGCTGATTAAATATCAACACCTGCATTTCATGCATGAGACGTTGTTTGAATCTAAAATTGCTAAGGGGATTGGAGGTTTTATTTTTAAAGCTTCATTTTGGGAAAATAAGTCTGTAGCAAAAGCATTACTGCAAACTGAATTTATCAGTAAGCATGGTGTCGTGGGCTGTGAAAGCTGTGGACAGTGTCGATTAGCGGATACACTTTATATTTGTCCTGAAACTTGCCCAAAAGGCTTGGCCAATGGTCCTTGTGGAGGAACCTGTTTAGATCGTTGTGAATTTGGTGATCGGGAGTGTATTCACTCGGTGAAAGCGCGACTTGCCAAGGCAATAGGGCAAACAGAGCTTTTAAAACAACAACTGATTCCAACTGTACCCATTGAAGTGCGTGGAACCAGTTCTTGGAAAAATTGGTACTTGGCAACAGAGGCTTAA
- a CDS encoding 5-methyltetrahydropteroyltriglutamate--homocysteine S-methyltransferase yields the protein MQSNTSPKAKAQYANNKVEHIGSFLRALKLKKARYDFADRVIYEETLRQVEDAEIDNLIDIQLDLDCSVVTDGDFRRTWWHFDFLEQLQGIESYKTRDGLKYKDAISKPIDIRITGKIAWSEEHTSLIHYRYLHKAIEGFATAKYCIPSPTMLLFPHLRNNRFYADRINDYIADIGQSYREAIQALYQEGCRYLQLNDEFWAYLSDEEYRATEITSGMSDHDLAMLGVEILNLALKDKPEDLFISLHIDRGNFSSSWLYQGDYHFISTYIFKQLTNIDRYLLEFDTDRAGGFEPIALLKGTQTEVFLGLVSSKKEYVESEDDISQRIHDATQFLPIEQLGLCLQSGFASTEEGNKISYDTQWEKIKLMNKVAKKFWP from the coding sequence ATGCAAAGTAATACATCTCCTAAAGCGAAGGCTCAATATGCGAATAATAAGGTGGAACATATCGGTAGTTTTTTAAGAGCGTTGAAACTCAAAAAAGCACGTTACGATTTTGCTGATCGAGTGATTTATGAGGAAACTTTAAGACAAGTTGAAGATGCAGAAATTGATAATCTGATTGATATTCAGCTTGATCTAGATTGCTCTGTAGTGACTGATGGTGATTTTCGCCGTACTTGGTGGCATTTCGATTTTCTTGAGCAATTGCAAGGCATAGAAAGCTACAAAACACGTGATGGATTGAAATATAAAGATGCGATCAGTAAACCGATTGACATCCGTATCACAGGGAAAATTGCTTGGTCAGAAGAACACACAAGTCTGATTCATTATCGTTATCTACATAAAGCAATTGAAGGTTTTGCAACTGCTAAATATTGCATACCAAGTCCAACTATGTTGCTTTTTCCACACTTAAGAAACAATCGGTTCTATGCAGATCGTATCAATGACTATATTGCAGATATTGGGCAATCTTATCGAGAAGCAATTCAAGCGCTTTACCAAGAAGGTTGTCGATATTTACAACTGAATGATGAGTTTTGGGCCTATTTAAGTGATGAAGAATATAGAGCAACTGAAATCACTTCTGGTATGTCAGATCATGACTTAGCAATGCTAGGTGTAGAAATACTCAATCTTGCACTCAAAGATAAACCAGAAGATTTATTTATATCGTTGCATATTGACCGTGGCAACTTTAGTTCGAGCTGGTTGTATCAAGGTGATTATCACTTTATCTCTACATATATTTTCAAACAGTTGACCAATATCGATCGTTACTTATTGGAATTTGATACAGATCGGGCAGGTGGATTTGAACCTATTGCGCTACTCAAAGGCACACAAACAGAAGTATTTTTGGGCTTAGTCTCTTCGAAAAAAGAGTATGTGGAAAGTGAAGATGACATTTCACAGCGTATCCATGACGCAACTCAATTTTTACCCATTGAGCAATTAGGGCTGTGTTTACAGAGCGGTTTTGCTTCAACTGAGGAGGGCAACAAAATTTCCTATGATACCCAGTGGGAAAAAATCAAGTTAATGAATAAGGTCGCAAAAAAGTTCTGGCCTTAA